One part of the Eucalyptus grandis isolate ANBG69807.140 chromosome 10, ASM1654582v1, whole genome shotgun sequence genome encodes these proteins:
- the LOC104443976 gene encoding uncharacterized protein LOC104443976: MAQGPNLRLVHCPKCASLLQELHGCSLFRCGACGAVLRAKKREPAGDGGNSAETRESIGAAREQERGIHDRNVKNERLPSSGAGTDVSVSNSAMDKREESAPARRDSASDESAGLRLDRRRAKEETAYAFDHKRYAEDRGNRFMERRFGESSARSKKVLDLASSRAERGRWSFAGDHLEVFLRDSRIVTEHEMTRWYRYPEEGTPDNYRSPSFGGYGEFLGRHSDITDRDRVRELERRRVELLRKLDELANQMNRSGDIANKSGAGETVPRHKRIASGDPYYAHAGYGVLDEPLIRDSPIGKPPDTKQGHESAHSMESYEMEMSAFYFSPWDGQLNLLEDHRRSFSPGTVRPFHRYAHEPPPGHLSDGYLGFDRDLPVMYPNRSPRHHPSCACSRCCYKYERVPPPRFSPNASSSSKTFEARLNSNLYHRVNPVKIRPQDARHSGDSTSSSNSKYLHSLQMWQEDPDLDIENFVQSRPKTSTVSRQNKKRCHPIAGAAPFMTCLNCLELLKLPKELIIKEKRDKQKLRCGGCSAIILFKIENKKLVTSMEKGSGGAAKDGGDDIQISSTCSDGGINPDTRPSAIRTSSDPYDGSFKLKLTGDNGILEVQPQNIRDSGKMQGLRSPASSSPSLRSKEEECLDSAIAQCDARAECNTSPKPQNLQVSEHFDDPSTNGNENSRMNQEGVSLEKNDACRSTREDASATTEVEVPPNEYPLTGLSLSEVQPQNASDFGKMQGLHSPASSSPSLRSEEEESLDSVIAYSNVLTRPENDTSPGPQNSHVPKHFDNSPSYQSEDSRIKLEGVSTEKKDACQGTSHDASVTAEVEVPLNEDPHTGLSQDSTDTSKEAKEKVHKRSKSFLAGLIKSYGESQNLENEKPKVTVNGHLIPDSVVKRAEKLAGPVLPGDYWYDFQAGFWGVMNQPCLGIIPPFIEEFRHPMPADCAAGNTGIFINGRELNQRDLDLLASRGLPRTRNRFYAIDISGIVLDEKTREALYNLGKLAPTVERVQCGFGMRVPEEA, translated from the exons ATGGCTCAGGGACCGAACTTGAGGTTGGTCCATTGCCCGAAATGCGCGAGTCTGCTGCAAGAACTCCATGGCTGCTCCTTGTTCAGGTGCGGCGCTTGTGGCGCTGTTCTCAGAG CTAAGAAGAGAGAGCCCGCTGGTGATGGTGGGAATTCAGCGGAGACGAGGGAGAGCATCGGCGCTGCTCGTGAGCAGGAGAGGGGGATTCACGATAGGAATGTGAAAAACGAGAGGCTTCCGAGTTCTGGAGCCGGAACTGATGTTTCAGTAAGCAATTCTGCAATGGACAAGAGAGAGGAATCTGCTCCCGCTCGTAGAGATAGTGCGAGTGATGAAAGTGCCGGTTTAAGGCTGGATAGGAGAAGAGCCAAAGAGGAAACTGCGTATGCCTTCGATCACAAGCGATACGCGGAAGACCGGGGAAACAGATTCATGGAAAGACGTTTCGGAGAAAGCTCTGCTCGGTCTAAGAAGGTTCTGGATTTGGCGAGCTCGCGGGCTGAGAGAGGAAGGTGGAGTTTTGCCGGAGACCATCTGGAAGTGTTCTTAAGGGACTCCAGGATTGTCACTGAGCACGAGATGACTCGCTGGTACCGGTATCCCGAAGAGGGGACTCCCGACAACTACAGATCTCCCTCTTTTGGTGGGTACGGTGAGTTTTTAGGCCGCCATTCTGATATAACTGACCGTGACAGAGTTAGAGAGTTGGAGCGCAGGCGGGTCGAGCTTCTCAGGAAGTTGGATGAGTTGGCGAATCAAATGAATCGATCGGGTGACATAGCCAATAAATCCGGGGCCGGAGAAACAGTTCCTCGCCATAAAAGAATAGCTTCCGGTGATCCTTACTATGCTCATGCTGGCTATGGCGTCCTGGATGAACCGCTCATCCGTGACAGTCCCATCGGCAAGCCTCCCGACACGAAGCAAGGCCACGAATCCGCCCATTCTATGGAGAGCTACGAGATGGAAATGTCGGCCTTCTATTTTTCTCCTTGGGATGGCCAGTTAAATCTTCTCGAGGACCATCGACGCTCGTTTTCGCCCGGAACCGTGAGGCCTTTCCATCGATATGCACACGAACCGCCCCCTGGACACCTCTCGGACGGGTACCTGGGTTTTGACAGAGATCTTCCAGTCATGTATCCAAACCGATCCCCTCGTCACCATCCTTCGTGCGCTTGTTCAAGATGTTGTTACAAGTACGAGCGAGTTCCTCCTCCACGATTCTCACCTAATGCATCAAGCTCATCGAAAACTTTCGAAGCTCGATTGAACTCCAATCTCTACCACCGAGTCAATCCTGTCAAGATCAGGCCACAAGATGCTAGACACTCAGGTGATAGTACCTCTTCATCCAATTCTAAATATCTGCATTCACTTCAAATGTGGCAGGAGGACCCTGATTTGGACATTGAAAATTTCGTTCAGTCTCGACCAAAGACGTCGACGGTCTCTCGCCAGAACAAGAAGCGTTGCCATCCCATTGCGGGTGCTGCGCCTTTTATGACGTGCTTAAACTGCTTGGAGTTGCTGAAGTTGCCTAAGGAGCTGATCATAAAGGAGAAACGTGATAAGCAAAAACTAAGATGCGGTGGGTGTTCAGCTATAATCTTGTTCAAGATCGAAAATAAGAAGCTTGTCACTTCTATGGAGAAGGGATCTGGTGGGGCTGCGAAAGATGGCGGCGACGACATTCAAATTTCTTCCACTTGCTCTGATGGCGGCATAAACCCTGACACTCGTCCGAGTGCTATAAGAACTTCCTCTGATCCGTATGACGGATCTTTTAAGTTGAAATTAACCGGAGACAATGGAATTTTGGAAGTGCAGCCACAGAATATTAGAGACTCTGGAAAGATGCAGGGCCTACGTTCTCCAGCTTCTTCTTCGCCATCTCTTCGgtcgaaggaagaagaatgtcTGGACAGTGCGATTGCTCAATGTGATGCGCGAGCAGAATGTAACACATCTCCAAAACCACAAAATTTACAAGTTTCAGAACATTTTGACGATCCATCGACTAACGGAAATGAGAACAGCAGGATGAACCAAGAAGGTGTTTCTCTAGAGAAGAATGACGCTTGCCGAAGTACTAGAGAAGATGCTTCTGCAACAACAGAAGTTGAAGTTCCTCCAAATGAGTATCCGCTTACAGGACTATCCCTCTCGGAAGTGCAGCCACAGAACGCTAGCGACTTTGGAAAGATGCAGGGCCTCCATTCTccagcttcttcttcaccaTCTCTTCGttcagaggaagaagagagtcTGGACAGTGTGATTGCTTATAGCAATGTCTTAACTCGACCTGAAAATGACACTTCTCCAGGACCACAAAATTCACACGTTccaaaacattttgacaattcaCCGTCTTACCAAAGTGAGGACAGCAGGATTAAACTAGAGGGCGTTTCTACAGAGAAGAAAGATGCTTGCCAAGGTACTAGCCATGATGCATCAGTGACGGCAGAAGTCGAAGTTCCTCTCAATGAGGATCCCCATACAGGACTATCCCAAGACTCTACAGATACCAGCAAAGAGGCCAAAGAGAAGGTGCACAAAAGAAGTAAATCTTTTCTTGCAGGCCTTATAAAGAGCTATGGAGAGTCCCAAAACCTGGAGAATGAAAAGCCTAAAGTAACAGTCAACGGGCATCTGATTCCGGACAGCGTCGTCAAAAGGGCCGAAAAGCTCGCCGGTCCTGTTCTTCCTGGAGATTACTG GTACGATTTCCAAGCCGGGTTTTGGGGCGTCATGAACCAACCTTGCCTCGGCATAATTCCA CCGTTTATCGAAGAGTTCAGACATCCCATGCCAGCAGATTGTGCGGCTGGGAACACGGGCATCTTCATAAACGGGAGAGAGCTGAATCAGAGAGATCTCGATTTACTTGCTAGCAGAGGACTACCGAGAACAAGAAACAGGTTTTATGCTATTGACATCTCCGGGATAGTCCTGGATGAGAAAACTCGTGAAGCGCTGTACAACCTTGGAAAACTCGCCCCAAC GGTCGAGAGAGTGCAGTGTGGATTCGGCATGCGAGTTCCAGAAGAAGCGTGA
- the LOC104443978 gene encoding uncharacterized protein LOC104443978, translating into MASRLWDCESTLYDSFELRSFKRALDSAIVSRSLSMPHFPDRRGETPGPPLPQPPSAPPPTKKGSKISRSLHRLLRSVFKPNKPIFGVERHEALKGNFLFFYDKSGALSTIPEVPESECFAALSPEVSSFVQRTASERFTAASAGISCA; encoded by the coding sequence ATGGCGTCACGGCTATGGGACTGCGAGAGCACCCTCTACGACTCCTTCGAGCTCCGGTCCTTCAAGCGCGCCCTCGACTCCGCCATCGTCTCCCGCAGTCTCTCCATGCCCCACTTCCCCGACCGCCGCGGTGAGACGCCCGGTCCGCCCCTACCCCAGCCACCGTCTGCTCCGCCGCCCACCAAGAAAGGGTCCAAGATCTCGCGGTCGCTCCACAGGCTCCTCCGGTCCGTCTTCAAGCCGAACAAGCCCATCTTCGGGGTCGAACGGCATGAAGCCCTCAAGGGcaacttcctcttcttctacGACAAGTCCGGTGCCCTCTCGACGATTCCGGAGGTCCCGGAGAGCGAGTGTTTCGCGGCGCTGTCCCCCGAGGTGAGCTCGTTCGTGCAGAGAACGGCGTCAGAGAGATTCACGGCTGCTTCGGCCGGGATTTCGTGCGCTTAG
- the LOC104443977 gene encoding high mobility group B protein 6 encodes MADTAVSEVIPTKKPRNSRKALKQKNPSSNEANILAQQQQTLPPPQPAGDDDSGSALKENQESLSQPRSSPKKSKPRANSKKQVAAPASDFEKEMQEMQEMMERLRIEKAKTEEMLKDRDEMLKQKEEELEVKGREHEKLQGELKKLQKIKEFKPTMTFPMVQSGRDEHEKEKKKGCPERKRPSPPYVLWCKDQWNEIKKENPEAEFKEISAILGTKWKSVNAEEKKPYEEKYQAEKAAYLQIIAKEKREAEAMKLLEDEHKQRTAMELLDQYLQFKQEAEKKENKKTKKEKDPLKPKQPMSAYFLFSNERRPALVAESKTVLEVAKITGEEWKNMSEKKRRPYEEMAKKNKEKYMEEMEAYKQMKEEEAENVRKEGEEQMKLQKQEAMQMLKKKEKTENIIKKTKQNRQKKKNADPNKPKKPASSFILFSKGARNSLKEERPGISNSTLNALISVKWKEMSEEERGIWNARAAEAKAAYQKELEEYNKNVAAAGTATAEDEPEQ; translated from the exons ATGGCTGATACTGCAGTTTCTGAAGTCATCCCCACTAAGAAGCCAAGGAACTCCCGGAAGGCACTGAAGCAAAAGAACCCATCTTCCAATGAAGCCAACATCCTAGCCCAACAACAACAaaccctccctcctcctcagCCCGCCGGCGACGACGACTCCGGCTCGGCTCTCAAGGAGAACCAAGAGAGCCTCTCGCAACCGCGCTCGTCCCCGAAGAAGAGCAAGCCGAGGGCGAACTCCAAGAAGCAGGTGGCGGCGCCAGCCAGCGACTTTGAGAAGGAGATGCAGGAGATGCAGGAGATGATGGAGAGGCTGAGAATCGAGAAGGCGAAGACAGAGGAGATGTTGAAGGACAGGGACGAAATGCTGaagcagaaggaggaggagcttgaGGTCAAAGGAAGAGAGCACGAGAAGCTCCAGGGTGAGCTCAAGAAGTTGCAGAAGATCAAGGAATTCAAGCCCACTATG ACATTCCCGATGGTTCAATCTGGAAGAGACGAACacgagaaggagaaaaagaaaggttgcCCAGAGAGAAAGAGGCCATCTCCACCTTACGTCCTGTGGTGTAAGGATCAATGGAATGAG ATAAAGAAGGAGAACCCGGAAGCAGAGTTTAAAGAGATTTCAGCTATTTTGGGGACGAAATGGAAGAGTGTCAATGCCGAGGAGAAGAAGCCCTATGAGGAGAAGTACCAAGCGGAAAAGGCGGCTTACTTGCAAATAATTGCGAAAGAGAAGCGCGAGGCCGAGGCGATGAAGCTTCTTGAAGACGAGCACAAGCAGAGGACCGCCATGGAGTTGCTCGACCAGTATCTCCAGTTCAAACAGGAAGCCGAAAAGAAGGAGAACAAGAAGACCAA GAAGGAAAAGGATCCATTGAAGCCAAAACAACCTATGTCAGCATATTTCTTGTTCTCAAATGAGAGGAGGCCTGCTTTGGTTGCCGAAAGCAAGACTGTGTTGGAG GTTGCAAAGATCACAGGAGAGGAGTGGAAGAACATgtcagagaaaaagagaaggccTTATGAAGAG ATGGCTAAGAAGAACAAGGAGAAATACATGGAAGAAATGGAGGCGTACAAACAGATGAAGGAAGAGGAGGCCGAGAATGTTAGAAAGGAAGGGGAAGAGCAGATGAAGCTCCAGAAGCAAGAAGCCATGCaaatgctgaagaagaaggagaagaccGAAAACATAATTAAG AAAACGAAACAAAATCgccagaaaaagaagaatgcaGACCCCAACAAGCCTAAAAAGCCAGCATCCTCATTCATCCTCTTCAGCAAAGGCGCCAGGAACAGCCTAAAGGAGGAAAGGCCCGGAATCAGCAACTCCACCTTGAATGCGCTGATATCAGTGAAATGGAAG GAAATGAgcgaagaggagagagggatATGGAATGCGAGAGCGGCCGAGGCGAAGGCGGCGTACCAGAAGGAATTGGAAGAGTACAACAAAAATGTGGCAGCGGCAGGGACAGCCACAGCTGAGGACGAGCCAGAGCAGTGA
- the LOC104443982 gene encoding probable WRKY transcription factor 53 — translation MDGGWSFEQKTLISELIQGMEFAKELRGHLTSAPSTEARDVLMQGILSSYEKALLILQWGGPMPQSQPVVAVSGIPESPLSVNGSPRSDEFEKGIGDHQQNRDISKKRKLMPKWTDQVRISSENGLEGPHDDGYSWRKYGQKDILGATYPRSYYRCTYRNTQNCWATKQVQRSDEDPTVFEITYRGTHTCGNSGPSVPSPASSEKQEQKQINHQSNHHQHLQQQQSQEMLSKFRAGLRVDTNNLDNNEKAYHPFSFPSASVGLLQIEHCSSSTLTNVNSSLFGSFSSTFFSPSTPESCYFSMHQANDLGQAHNMQHLESDHNEIISTNTSSTNSPIMDLEFSLDQVGIDPNFPFDTSFFP, via the exons ATGGATGGTGGTTGGAGTTTCGAGCAGAAGACGCTGATCAGCGAGCTGATCCAAGGGATGGAGTTTGCAAAGGAATTGCGGGGCCACTTGACTTCGGCGCCTTCGACTGAAGCCAGGGACGTGCTGATGCAGGGGATTCTGTCGTCCTACGAGAAGGCTCTCCTGATTCTCCAGTGGGGTGGACCAATGCCACAGTCTCAGCCCGTCGTGGCGGTCTCTGGCATCCCCGAATCACCGCTCTCTGTCAACGGGAGCCCTCGGAGCGACGAATTCGAAAAGGGGATTGGCGATCATCAGCAGAACAGAGATATATCCAAAAAAAG AAAGCTGATGCCAAAATGGACGGATCAAGTCAGAATTAGTTCTGAGAATGGGCTTGAAGGACCTCATGACGATGGATATAGCTGGAGGAAGTACGGACAGAAAGACATCCTCGGAGCCACATATCCCAG AAGCTACTACAGATGCACCTACCGTAACACCCAGAATTGTTGGGCTACAAAGCAAGTGCAACGATCGGATGAAGACCCCACAGTCTTTGAGATCACTTACAGAGGTACACATACGTGTGGCAATTCCGGGCCTTCGGTCCCATCACCAGCGTCCTCGGAAAAACAAGAACAGAAGCAAATTAATCACCAGAGCAATCATCATCAACATCTACAACAACAACAATCACAGGAGATGTTGTCAAAGTTTCGAGCAGGACTGAGGGTCGATACCAATAACTTGGACAACAATGAAAAGGCATACCATCCTTTCTCTTTCCCCTCAGCATCAGTCGGACTCTTGCAGATTGAACACTGCAGCTCCTCCACTTTGACAAACGTTAACAGCAGTCTTTTCGGGAGCTTCTCATCGACATTTTTCTCTCCATCAACCCCGGAATCATGTTATTTTTCCATGCACCAGGCAAATGACTTGGGGCAGGCCCACAATATGCAACATTTGGAGTCTGATCACAACGAGATCATCTCAACCAACACCTCGTCAACAAATTCGCCAATAATGGACCTTGAATTCTCCCTCGATCAAGTTGGGATTGACCCAAATTTCCCATTTGACACCTCGTTTTTCCCTTGA
- the LOC104443983 gene encoding transcription factor CPC isoform X1, translating into MTTDQGSAASFSYSNHQLVRINFPANLSLSLSLSPEAMDERRRGRKQQKRASTSTEEVSSIEWEVIKTTEQEEDLIYRMYKLVGNRWDLIAGRIPGRTPEEIERFWIMRHGDTFADERNERDDGRRS; encoded by the exons ATGACCACTGACCAGGG ATCAGCAGCCTCGTTCTCGTATTCAAACCATCAGCTCGTCCGCATAAACTTCCCcgcaaatctctctctctctctctctctctccccagaAGCCATGGACGAGAGGCGACGCGGCCGCAAACAGCAGAAAAGAGCAAGTACCAGCACGGAAG AAGTGAGCAGTATCGAGTGGGAGGTCATAAAGACGACAGAGCAAGAAGAGGATCTAATCTACAGGATGTACAAGCTTGTCGGAAACAG GTGGGATTTGATAGCAGGTCGAATTCCGGGGCGTACGCCAGAAGAGATTGAGAGGTTTTGGATAATGAGACATGGCGATACTTTTGCTGATGAAAGGAACGAGCGTGATGATGGCCGGCGCTCATGA
- the LOC104443983 gene encoding uncharacterized protein LOC104443983 isoform X2: MTTDQGSAASFSYSNHQLVRINFPANLSLSLSLSPEAMDERRRGRKQQKRASTSTEEVSSIEWEVIKTTEQEEDLIYRMYKLVGNRSNSGAYARRD, encoded by the exons ATGACCACTGACCAGGG ATCAGCAGCCTCGTTCTCGTATTCAAACCATCAGCTCGTCCGCATAAACTTCCCcgcaaatctctctctctctctctctctctccccagaAGCCATGGACGAGAGGCGACGCGGCCGCAAACAGCAGAAAAGAGCAAGTACCAGCACGGAAG AAGTGAGCAGTATCGAGTGGGAGGTCATAAAGACGACAGAGCAAGAAGAGGATCTAATCTACAGGATGTACAAGCTTGTCGGAAACAG GTCGAATTCCGGGGCGTACGCCAGAAGAGATTGA
- the LOC104443980 gene encoding uncharacterized protein LOC104443980, protein MNSFAPSRPLLLRSSPAFLVVVPPTFARPPPPSRGRLPEFRRGRAGEEDGRRRGGRAVARGWLLPVDPWAPAVDSGSVATQLFAFSLFPYLGFLYFITKSKSAPGLTLFGFYFLLAFVGATIPAGIYAKVQYGTSLSNVDWLHGGAESLLTLTNLFIVLGLRRALRKAKVTKESTTVGNLEEKSSL, encoded by the exons ATGAACAGCTTCGCTCCCTCCCGCCCGCTGCTCCTCCGGAGCTCGCCGGCGTTCCTCGTCGTCGTCCCTCCGACGTTCGCGCGCCCGCCTCCTCCCTCGCGGGGCCGCCTGCCGGAGTTCCGGCGCGGGCGAGCCGGCGAGGAGGACGGGAGGCGGAGGGGCGGGAGGGCGGTGGCGCGCGGGTGGCTGCTGCCGGTGGATCCGTGGGCTCCGGCCGTCGATTCGGGGAGCGTCGCCACGCAGCTGTTCGCGTTCTCCCTGTTCCCGTACCTCGGCTTCCTGTACTTCATCACGAAGTCGAAGTCCGCTCCGGGCCTGACGCTGTTCGGGTTCTACTTCCTGCTCGCGTTCGTCGGCGCCACCA TCCCAGCTGGGATATATG CAAAAGTGCAGTATGGTACTTCTTTATCTAATGTAGATTGGTTACATGGAGGTGCCGAATCACTGCTCACTTTGACCAACTTATTCATAGTTCTTGGCTTGAGAAGAGCTCTTCGGAAAGCAAAAGTGACAAAAGAAAGCACAACAGTGGGGAACCTAGAAGAGAAGTCTTCTTTATAG